A window from Gemmatimonadaceae bacterium encodes these proteins:
- a CDS encoding response regulator: MRLLCADDEPDIRTILELALSLEPSIEAEVLPSGTELLACVKDRRPDAILLDAMMPNLDGYETCRLLKADPETRDIPVVFLTARAQRGEQDSAIELGAVACLTKPFDPLTLAGELLHVLGR, translated from the coding sequence ATGCGGCTTCTTTGTGCGGACGACGAACCGGACATCCGGACCATCCTCGAGCTCGCCCTCAGTCTCGAGCCTAGCATCGAGGCCGAGGTGCTGCCATCGGGCACGGAGCTCCTAGCCTGCGTCAAGGATCGCCGGCCCGACGCCATCCTGTTGGACGCGATGATGCCGAACCTCGACGGCTACGAGACCTGTCGTCTCCTGAAGGCGGACCCCGAGACGCGCGACATCCCGGTGGTCTTCCTCACCGCGCGTGCGCAGCGCGGCGAACAGGACTCAGCCATCGAGCTCGGCGCGGTCGCCTGCCTCACGAAGCCGTTCGATCCGCTGACACTGGCGGGTGAGTTGCTGCACGTGCTCGGGCGCTAG
- a CDS encoding tetratricopeptide repeat protein: MGRSVMRALALGLLLSLAVGGTSRDAAAQVAVGDSLWRLGRVDEAAAAYRKALEQDRNAVRANFRIAQTLAWSSNIDSALVLLRAARERVPDDPDLLFTEATYLSWARRFPESLLRFDSLIVAHPEPDFDYVRVARARVLSWDGRLREAEEGYREVLARQPEDRDARFGLGQVRAWSADLESAAEQFERLLADDPNEVRVLVALGQVRLWETRLASASRLADRAAAQDSGDADLRSLRQAIARQRGLRVDAGQYWSEDSDRNRNQWQTLAARTVVGDGMRLGASLGLLGATDPLRTARRVLGELSLGLPLGRGAATATLGARVLDPPPLTPGGPAPPSRTVLTGRVGLQQRVGAGLTLGAAFARWPFDEIAALVPLELDIDQWEVTADWRATGKLNFTGMLGGLGYSDGNRRTSWAARGTRRFARGVSLGAFVSGFAFAERNTRYFSPPGFVAAELTAGWSHDGPRWSAAVNGGLGGQRIDTLSIQSQWHLDGRVARQWGSRWALELVAGRSTSAAASAVGAYAYSTLGLNLRRTF, encoded by the coding sequence ATGGGCCGATCCGTGATGCGCGCCTTGGCCCTCGGACTGCTCCTGTCGCTCGCGGTGGGCGGGACGTCGCGCGACGCGGCCGCGCAGGTCGCCGTGGGCGACTCGCTCTGGCGCCTGGGTCGGGTCGACGAGGCCGCGGCGGCGTATCGCAAGGCGCTTGAGCAGGACCGCAACGCGGTGCGTGCCAACTTCCGGATTGCCCAGACGCTGGCGTGGAGCAGCAACATCGATTCGGCGCTCGTGCTGCTGCGCGCGGCACGCGAGCGTGTTCCGGACGATCCGGACCTGCTCTTCACCGAGGCCACCTACCTCTCCTGGGCGCGGCGCTTTCCCGAGTCCCTGCTGCGGTTCGACTCGTTGATCGTGGCGCATCCGGAGCCGGACTTCGACTACGTGCGCGTGGCGCGCGCGAGGGTGCTGTCCTGGGATGGCCGCCTGCGCGAGGCCGAGGAAGGCTATCGCGAGGTGCTGGCGCGGCAGCCGGAGGATCGCGACGCACGATTCGGGCTTGGACAGGTGCGCGCCTGGTCCGCGGATCTGGAGTCCGCGGCCGAGCAGTTCGAGCGCCTGCTCGCCGACGATCCGAACGAGGTGCGGGTGCTGGTCGCCCTCGGTCAGGTGCGCCTCTGGGAGACGCGGTTGGCCTCGGCCTCGCGGCTGGCGGACCGTGCCGCGGCGCAGGACAGCGGCGACGCCGACCTGCGCAGCCTGCGTCAGGCCATCGCCCGGCAGCGGGGCCTGCGCGTGGACGCCGGGCAGTACTGGAGCGAGGACAGCGATCGCAACCGCAACCAATGGCAGACGTTGGCCGCGCGCACGGTCGTCGGTGATGGCATGCGCCTCGGAGCCTCGCTGGGCCTGCTTGGCGCGACGGATCCGCTGCGCACGGCGCGCCGCGTGCTCGGCGAGCTGTCGCTGGGATTGCCGCTCGGGCGTGGGGCGGCGACCGCGACCCTCGGTGCACGAGTGCTCGACCCGCCGCCGCTGACGCCCGGCGGCCCGGCGCCTCCCTCGCGCACGGTGCTTACCGGGCGCGTCGGGCTGCAGCAGCGCGTTGGGGCCGGTCTCACGCTGGGCGCGGCGTTCGCCCGCTGGCCGTTCGATGAAATCGCTGCGCTGGTCCCCCTAGAGCTGGATATCGACCAGTGGGAAGTCACGGCCGACTGGCGCGCGACGGGAAAGCTCAACTTCACAGGGATGCTCGGCGGCCTTGGGTACAGCGACGGGAATCGCCGGACCTCGTGGGCGGCCCGCGGTACGCGGCGGTTCGCGCGCGGCGTCTCGCTTGGGGCCTTCGTGAGCGGCTTTGCATTTGCCGAGCGCAACACGCGCTATTTCTCGCCGCCGGGATTTGTCGCGGCGGAGCTGACAGCGGGCTGGTCGCACGACGGTCCGCGCTGGAGCGCCGCGGTGAATGGCGGCCTCGGCGGCCAGCGGATCGACACCCTGTCCATACAGTCGCAGTGGCATCTCGACGGGCGTGTGGCCCGCCAGTGGGGCTCGCGATGGGCGCTGGAGTTGGTGGCCGGCCGTAGCACCAGCGCGGCCGCCTCCGCTGTCGGCGCCTATGCGTACTCGACCCTCGGGCTCAACCTGCGGCGGACCTTCTGA
- a CDS encoding response regulator, with product MPAPKDLTDVLAQLRERYLASSAPTIRAFDDLAAQLERTPDAAEVVQALRRELHRVRGTAGSYGFHETSRLAAALEPVAVRWTTDPQLDRGRRGSIVRRFVSALRGSLQPDGAPSLPGSASRGGIVLVELPDGVEARLTAEAMHRGHRVEVAKASDVASILAQRSDTAVVSVASAAPDVPLDVTWVVLREGEEAVPSPRERMTVVDLGADARDVISVLETRAHASPLAGSTVLLIEDDEHMAELLRMLGERQGMFVEARGNASGIRQLIDDLRPSLVLLDINLPGADGFAVTRDLRSDERYRELPIIMMSAATDVETRTAAFAAGADDFQSKPVSPEEIMRRIERVLESHRQRLIARGVHPVTGLLLPDRARHVLGATVSAQAARAEPVTVALLRPRAPVDGLGVSAAWHRELRLLAGALGSDGVRLGFRDEVAAMAVFGMPADEVFGRLDVLGEAAAQDLVPWCAGIAELRAGAEPDILALMRLADEAWQLARERELYAHVWDATDAGVAPDVVVVEDDDALADLVSFALSARGLTWVRYADGPAALAGLTAMRVQGRSPIVLLDVDLPGLDGFSVFERLRVERPGVFRVVFASVHATEADQLRAIRAGALDYLVKPLSLRVLLAKIVGWRAGAMTQ from the coding sequence ATGCCCGCGCCGAAGGATCTCACGGACGTTCTCGCCCAGCTCCGCGAGCGCTATCTGGCGTCCAGCGCGCCGACGATTCGGGCGTTCGACGACCTCGCCGCGCAGCTGGAGCGGACACCGGACGCGGCGGAGGTCGTGCAGGCGCTGCGGCGCGAGTTGCATCGCGTGCGCGGCACCGCCGGCAGTTACGGGTTTCACGAGACGAGTCGACTGGCGGCAGCGTTGGAGCCGGTGGCGGTGCGTTGGACCACGGACCCGCAGTTGGACCGCGGACGCCGCGGCAGCATCGTGCGCCGCTTTGTCTCCGCGCTGCGCGGGTCGCTGCAGCCCGATGGGGCGCCGTCGTTGCCGGGGAGCGCGTCCCGCGGCGGCATCGTGCTCGTGGAGCTGCCAGATGGCGTGGAGGCGCGGTTGACGGCGGAGGCGATGCATCGCGGCCACCGTGTCGAGGTCGCGAAGGCCTCGGATGTCGCGTCGATTCTTGCGCAGCGCTCGGACACGGCAGTCGTCTCCGTCGCATCGGCGGCGCCCGACGTCCCACTCGACGTCACGTGGGTGGTGCTCCGCGAAGGGGAGGAGGCGGTCCCGTCGCCACGCGAGCGGATGACGGTGGTGGACCTGGGCGCCGACGCCCGCGACGTGATCAGTGTGCTGGAGACGCGCGCCCACGCCTCGCCGCTTGCCGGCAGCACCGTGCTGCTCATCGAGGACGACGAGCACATGGCCGAGTTGCTGCGGATGTTGGGCGAGCGACAGGGGATGTTCGTGGAGGCGCGGGGCAACGCCAGCGGCATCCGGCAGCTCATCGATGATCTGCGGCCCTCGTTGGTGCTGCTGGACATCAACCTGCCGGGCGCCGATGGGTTCGCGGTGACGCGCGACCTCCGCAGCGACGAGCGCTACCGCGAGCTGCCAATCATCATGATGTCTGCGGCGACGGACGTGGAGACGCGGACGGCGGCCTTCGCGGCCGGGGCGGACGACTTCCAGTCCAAGCCCGTCTCGCCCGAGGAGATCATGCGGCGCATTGAGCGCGTGCTGGAGTCGCACCGCCAGCGCTTGATTGCGCGGGGGGTGCATCCGGTGACGGGACTCCTGCTGCCCGACCGTGCGCGGCACGTCCTCGGCGCCACGGTGTCGGCGCAGGCCGCGCGGGCTGAGCCTGTCACCGTCGCGCTGCTCCGGCCTCGTGCCCCGGTGGACGGACTGGGCGTGTCCGCCGCCTGGCACCGCGAGTTGCGCCTGCTTGCCGGCGCGCTGGGCAGCGATGGGGTGCGCCTGGGATTTCGGGATGAGGTGGCGGCGATGGCCGTCTTCGGAATGCCGGCCGACGAGGTGTTCGGCCGTCTCGACGTGCTGGGCGAGGCGGCGGCGCAGGACCTGGTGCCCTGGTGTGCGGGCATCGCCGAGCTCCGCGCGGGCGCCGAGCCCGACATCCTTGCGTTGATGCGTCTGGCCGACGAGGCGTGGCAGTTGGCGCGCGAGCGCGAGCTTTACGCCCACGTGTGGGATGCGACGGATGCGGGGGTGGCGCCGGATGTCGTGGTCGTGGAAGACGACGACGCGCTGGCGGACCTGGTGTCCTTTGCCCTCTCGGCGCGCGGCCTCACCTGGGTGCGCTATGCCGACGGCCCGGCGGCCCTCGCCGGCCTCACGGCGATGCGGGTGCAGGGGCGCAGCCCGATTGTGTTGTTGGACGTGGACCTGCCCGGCCTCGATGGATTCTCGGTGTTCGAGCGCTTGCGCGTGGAGCGCCCGGGCGTGTTCCGCGTCGTGTTTGCGTCGGTGCATGCGACCGAGGCGGACCAACTGCGCGCCATCCGAGCGGGGGCGCTGGACTACCTGGTGAAACCGCTGAGTCTCCGTGTATTGCTGGCCAAGATCGTGGGCTGGCGAGCGGGGGCGATGACACAGTGA